The Blastomonas fulva genome contains a region encoding:
- the rpsM gene encoding 30S ribosomal protein S13, giving the protein MARIAGVNIPTNKRVIIALTYIHGIGRTKALEIADKLGIDHARRVQDLSDAEVLQIRETIDADHTVEGDLRRQTAMNIKRLMDLACYRGLRHRKGLPVRGQRTHTNARTRKGKAKPIAGKKK; this is encoded by the coding sequence GTGGCACGTATCGCCGGGGTGAACATCCCCACCAACAAGCGCGTTATCATTGCGCTGACCTACATTCATGGAATCGGGCGCACCAAGGCGCTGGAAATCGCCGACAAGCTGGGTATCGATCACGCCCGTCGCGTTCAGGACCTGAGCGACGCCGAAGTGCTGCAGATCCGCGAAACCATCGATGCCGATCACACCGTGGAAGGTGACCTTCGTCGCCAGACCGCGATGAACATCAAGCGTCTGATGGATCTGGCCTGCTATCGCGGCCTGCGTCATCGCAAGGGCCTTCCGGTCCGCGGCCAGCGCACGCACACCAATGCGCGCACCCGCAAGGGCAAGGCCAAGCCGATCGCCGGCAAGAAGAAATAA
- a CDS encoding succinylglutamate desuccinylase/aspartoacylase family protein produces MTDSLNTADGALPAAPNSGASAQPFTIAGTVIDPGASATIAIPVSNTATGLPASLYVRVLHGARPGPCIFVSAAIHGDEIIGTAVIQRLLAKLDAANMAGTVLFLPVVNIFGFQAHSRYLPDRRDLNRSFPGSAKGSLAAQLAAKFLKEVICHCTLGIDIHSAAVHRYNLPQIRIAPNNENLRELAMLFGAHAVIESPLRPGSLRDIARGEGVDMLLMEAGEALRFDELSVRCGVNGVLNVMAHLKMIQPHPEATQVTIPARSRRAIWVRAPRGGLCMLQQKSGDAVKKGEVIGRVAGIFGDDAQEFRAPIDGIIIGHAVLPVVNQGDALVHIAEVMRFGDVEERVDQITEALLNDRLLDEDELI; encoded by the coding sequence ATGACCGACAGCCTGAACACCGCCGATGGCGCCCTGCCCGCAGCCCCCAACTCGGGCGCAAGCGCGCAGCCTTTCACCATTGCCGGCACGGTGATCGATCCCGGTGCCAGCGCGACCATCGCCATCCCCGTCAGCAACACCGCGACCGGGCTGCCTGCCAGCCTGTATGTCCGCGTGCTCCACGGTGCGCGGCCCGGCCCGTGCATCTTCGTCTCCGCCGCGATCCATGGCGACGAGATCATCGGCACCGCGGTGATCCAGCGGCTGCTGGCCAAGCTCGATGCCGCCAACATGGCGGGCACGGTGCTGTTCCTGCCGGTGGTCAACATCTTCGGCTTCCAGGCGCACAGCCGCTATCTGCCCGACCGGCGCGATCTCAACCGCTCCTTTCCCGGCAGCGCCAAGGGATCGCTCGCAGCCCAGCTCGCCGCAAAGTTCCTCAAGGAGGTGATCTGCCACTGTACGCTTGGCATCGACATCCACTCGGCCGCGGTACACCGCTACAACCTGCCGCAGATCCGCATCGCGCCCAATAACGAGAATTTGCGCGAGCTCGCGATGCTGTTCGGCGCGCATGCGGTGATCGAGAGTCCGTTACGCCCCGGCAGCTTGCGCGACATCGCGCGCGGCGAAGGCGTCGACATGCTGCTGATGGAGGCGGGCGAGGCTTTGCGCTTCGACGAATTGTCGGTGCGCTGCGGGGTCAACGGCGTGCTCAACGTGATGGCGCATCTCAAGATGATCCAGCCGCACCCGGAAGCCACGCAAGTCACCATCCCCGCGCGCTCCCGCCGCGCCATCTGGGTCCGCGCCCCGCGCGGGGGCCTGTGCATGCTCCAGCAGAAATCGGGCGACGCGGTGAAGAAGGGCGAAGTCATCGGCCGCGTCGCGGGCATCTTCGGCGACGACGCCCAGGAATTCCGCGCCCCCATCGACGGCATCATCATCGGCCACGCAGTGCTGCCCGTGGTCAACCAGGGCGACGCCTTGGTGCACATCGCCGAGGTGATGCGCTTCGGCGATGTCGAGGAGCGGGTGGATCAGATCACCGAGGCGCTGTTGAACGACCGGTTGCTGGATGAGGATGAGTTGATTTGA
- the rpsK gene encoding 30S ribosomal protein S11: MAREPQRLKKRERKNISSGVAHVNASFNNTMITITDAQGNTISWSSAGMMGFKGSRKSTPYAAQVCAEDAGKKAAEHGVRTLEVEVKGPGSGRESALRALQAVGFTITSIRDVTPIPHNGVRPSKRRRV; the protein is encoded by the coding sequence ATGGCACGCGAACCGCAAAGGCTCAAAAAGCGCGAGCGCAAGAATATCTCGTCTGGTGTTGCTCACGTCAACGCCAGCTTCAACAACACCATGATCACCATCACCGATGCTCAGGGCAACACGATCAGCTGGTCGTCTGCCGGCATGATGGGCTTCAAGGGCAGCCGCAAGTCGACCCCGTACGCTGCGCAGGTCTGTGCTGAAGACGCGGGCAAGAAGGCCGCCGAACATGGCGTCCGCACGCTGGAAGTCGAAGTCAAGGGCCCGGGTTCGGGTCGTGAATCTGCGCTTCGGGCCTTGCAGGCCGTGGGCTTCACCATCACATCTATCCGCGACGTGACGCCGATCCCCCATAACGGGGTTCGTCCGTCCAAGCGGCGCCGCGTCTGA
- a CDS encoding prolyl oligopeptidase family serine peptidase translates to MTLSGPLIAQEAPLSYPATETVDTVEEQFGVKVADPYRWLENDVRVDPKVAAWVESQNKVTDAYLETLPGRAALATRMRALYDYARTGVPEVAGNRYFFTRNAGLQNQAVLYVKDGANGAERVLIDPNGWAKDGATALDAWVPSEDGSKLIYSIQDGGSDWRTVKILDVATGKPLDDEVKWVKFSALEWDKAGKGFYYSRFPEPDKEGEFQSLNTNQEIRYHAIGTPQSADPLIYATPQEPQLNHSAQVSDDGSFLLVTSSSGTDERYRLTMIDLDGTKASTSQRVIVPELVNDWQMIGMAGDRIYFVTNKDAPRLRIVSMARNGNEASIETVVPEGEAVIAGASVVGGKLVANYLQDARNVVKLFDLAGKPMGELPLPGIGSVGGFEGDLDSKETFFAYSSFNRPTTIYRYDLTSGQVSPWAEPKLAFNPDDYAVEQRFYASKDGTKVPMFIVRKKTVTGPAPTLLYGYGGFNISVLPGFSPTRLAWLEQGGVYAQASLRGGGEYGKAWHDAGRLANKQNVFDDFIAAGEYLIKQGVTGKDQLAIEGRSNGGLLVGAVVNQRPDLFSAAHAAVGVMDMLRFDRFTAGRYWVDDYGYPNKEADFRTLLTYSPYHTIRKADYPAVMVSTADTDDRVVPGHSFKYTARLQATQAGDKPHLIRIETRAGHGSGKPTDKIIEEFSDIYAFLAHFTGLKIAGE, encoded by the coding sequence ATGACACTTTCCGGACCGCTGATCGCGCAGGAAGCGCCCTTGTCGTATCCGGCCACCGAAACCGTGGACACGGTCGAGGAACAGTTCGGCGTCAAGGTGGCCGATCCCTATCGCTGGCTGGAAAACGATGTCCGGGTCGATCCCAAGGTCGCCGCGTGGGTGGAATCGCAGAACAAGGTCACCGACGCCTATCTCGAGACGTTGCCCGGCCGCGCCGCGCTCGCCACCCGCATGCGCGCTTTGTACGATTATGCGCGCACCGGCGTGCCCGAGGTCGCGGGCAACCGCTATTTCTTCACGCGCAATGCGGGGCTGCAGAACCAGGCGGTGCTGTACGTGAAAGATGGCGCGAACGGCGCCGAGCGGGTGCTGATCGATCCCAACGGCTGGGCCAAGGACGGCGCCACCGCGCTTGATGCCTGGGTGCCCAGCGAGGACGGCAGCAAGCTGATCTATTCGATCCAGGATGGCGGCAGCGACTGGCGCACGGTCAAGATCCTTGATGTCGCCACCGGCAAGCCGCTGGATGACGAGGTCAAATGGGTCAAGTTCTCCGCGCTCGAATGGGACAAGGCGGGCAAGGGCTTCTATTATTCGCGCTTCCCCGAGCCCGACAAGGAGGGCGAGTTCCAGTCGCTCAACACCAACCAGGAAATCCGCTATCACGCGATCGGGACGCCGCAGAGTGCCGATCCGCTGATCTATGCGACGCCGCAGGAGCCCCAGCTCAATCACAGCGCGCAGGTCTCCGACGATGGCAGCTTCCTGCTGGTCACCTCGTCCTCGGGCACCGATGAGCGCTATCGCCTCACCATGATCGATCTGGACGGCACCAAGGCATCCACGTCGCAGCGCGTGATCGTGCCCGAGCTGGTCAACGACTGGCAGATGATCGGCATGGCCGGGGACCGGATCTATTTCGTCACCAACAAGGATGCGCCGCGGCTGCGCATCGTCTCGATGGCGCGCAACGGCAATGAAGCCAGCATCGAGACGGTGGTGCCCGAAGGCGAGGCGGTGATCGCAGGCGCCTCGGTGGTCGGTGGCAAGCTGGTCGCAAACTATCTGCAGGATGCGCGCAACGTCGTGAAGCTGTTCGATTTGGCGGGCAAGCCGATGGGCGAGCTGCCGCTGCCGGGGATCGGTTCGGTCGGCGGCTTCGAGGGCGATCTGGATTCGAAGGAAACCTTCTTCGCCTATTCGAGCTTCAACCGCCCGACAACGATCTATCGCTATGACCTGACATCGGGCCAGGTCTCGCCCTGGGCCGAGCCCAAGCTGGCGTTCAACCCCGACGATTATGCCGTCGAGCAGCGCTTCTATGCCAGCAAGGACGGTACCAAGGTGCCGATGTTCATCGTCCGCAAGAAGACCGTCACCGGCCCCGCGCCGACATTGCTCTATGGCTATGGCGGCTTCAATATCTCGGTGCTGCCCGGCTTCTCGCCGACGCGGCTGGCGTGGCTCGAGCAGGGCGGCGTCTATGCCCAGGCGAGCCTGCGCGGCGGCGGCGAATACGGCAAGGCGTGGCACGATGCCGGACGGCTCGCCAACAAGCAGAACGTGTTCGACGACTTCATCGCGGCGGGCGAGTATCTGATCAAGCAAGGCGTAACCGGCAAGGACCAGCTGGCCATCGAAGGCCGCTCGAACGGCGGGCTGCTGGTCGGCGCGGTGGTCAACCAGCGGCCCGATCTGTTCAGCGCGGCGCATGCGGCGGTGGGCGTGATGGACATGCTGCGCTTCGACCGCTTCACCGCCGGGCGCTATTGGGTCGATGATTATGGCTATCCGAACAAGGAGGCCGACTTCAGGACGCTTCTGACCTATTCGCCCTATCACACGATCCGCAAAGCCGATTATCCTGCGGTGATGGTCTCGACCGCCGACACCGACGACCGCGTGGTGCCCGGCCACAGCTTCAAGTACACCGCGCGCCTGCAGGCGACGCAGGCTGGCGACAAGCCGCATCTGATCCGCATCGAGACGCGCGCCGGCCATGGCTCGGGCAAGCCCACCGACAAGATCATCGAGGAATTCTCTGACATCTACGCCTTCCTCGCGCACTTCACCGGGCTGAAGATCGCAGGCGAGTAA
- a CDS encoding DNA-directed RNA polymerase subunit alpha, which yields MTVNIKNWQELKKPNGLEIKTGGDPKRKATFVAEPLERGFGLTLGNALRRVLLSSLQGAAITSIKIENALHEFSSLAGVREDVTDIVLNIKQIALKMEGEGPKRLQLSATGPAQVKAGDIAVSGDIEVMNKDLVICHLDDGATLNIELTCDTGKGYVPAVANRPVDAPIGLIPVDSLFSPIRQVSYKVENTRVGQELDYDRLSLTMETDGTVAPEDALAYAARILQDQLQLFVHFEDSLTQASSGSVSQAAPEEGDANQINRYLLKKVDELELSVRSANCLKNDNIIYIGDLVQKTEAEMLRTPNFGRKSLNEIKEVLSSMGLRLGMDIPGWPPENIEEMAKKLEQELLG from the coding sequence ATGACTGTCAACATCAAGAACTGGCAGGAACTGAAGAAGCCGAACGGTCTTGAAATCAAGACCGGCGGTGATCCCAAGCGCAAGGCTACCTTTGTCGCAGAGCCGCTGGAGCGGGGCTTTGGCCTGACGCTCGGCAACGCGCTGCGTCGCGTGCTGCTGTCGTCGCTCCAGGGCGCGGCCATCACCTCGATCAAGATCGAAAACGCGCTGCACGAGTTTTCCTCGCTCGCCGGCGTGCGCGAAGACGTGACCGATATCGTCCTCAACATCAAGCAGATCGCGCTGAAGATGGAAGGCGAAGGCCCCAAGCGGCTTCAGCTTTCCGCCACCGGCCCTGCGCAGGTGAAGGCCGGCGACATCGCCGTGTCTGGCGATATCGAGGTGATGAACAAGGATCTGGTGATCTGCCATCTTGATGACGGTGCGACGCTGAACATCGAACTGACCTGCGACACCGGCAAGGGCTATGTCCCCGCCGTTGCCAACCGTCCGGTCGATGCGCCGATCGGCCTGATCCCGGTGGATTCGCTGTTCTCGCCGATCCGTCAGGTGTCGTACAAGGTGGAAAACACCCGCGTCGGCCAGGAGCTGGACTATGACCGCCTGTCGCTGACCATGGAAACCGACGGCACCGTCGCTCCGGAAGACGCTTTGGCCTATGCTGCGCGCATCCTTCAGGATCAGCTGCAGCTGTTCGTCCACTTCGAAGACAGCCTGACCCAGGCGAGTTCGGGCTCGGTCAGTCAGGCTGCACCCGAAGAAGGCGATGCCAACCAGATCAACCGTTACCTCCTCAAGAAGGTGGACGAGCTGGAACTGTCGGTCCGCAGCGCAAACTGCCTCAAGAACGACAACATCATCTATATCGGCGACCTGGTCCAGAAGACCGAAGCCGAGATGCTGCGCACCCCGAACTTCGGCCGCAAGTCCTTGAACGAAATCAAGGAAGTGCTCTCGAGCATGGGTCTTCGCCTCGGCATGGACATCCCCGGATGGCCGCCCGAGAACATCGAAGAAATGGCCAAGAAGCTCGAGCAGGAACTGCTGGGTTAA
- a CDS encoding DUF2188 domain-containing protein produces MSKQGQHVVPSERGWSVRKAGSTRASSNHATQQEAIAAATTLARNQRTELYIHGRDGRIRERNSYGKDPHPPKR; encoded by the coding sequence ATGTCAAAGCAAGGTCAGCATGTGGTGCCCTCTGAGCGGGGGTGGAGTGTCAGGAAGGCCGGGTCGACCCGCGCCAGCAGCAATCATGCGACGCAGCAGGAAGCAATTGCTGCTGCAACAACGCTTGCGCGCAACCAGCGCACGGAGTTGTATATCCACGGGCGCGACGGGCGCATTCGGGAGCGCAATTCGTACGGCAAAGATCCTCATCCACCCAAGAGATGA
- the rplQ gene encoding 50S ribosomal protein L17 yields the protein MRHGIGKRKLQRTSSHRIAMLRNMAASLIKHEQITTTLPKARELRPYVEKLITLAKRGGLSNRRLAMARLMDETQLAKLFDTLAPRYADREGGYTRVLKAGFRASDAAPMGIIELVDRDFSAKGQDSGPVMSDEDEYEGA from the coding sequence ATGCGTCACGGAATTGGCAAGCGCAAGCTGCAGCGGACCAGCTCGCACCGTATCGCGATGCTGCGCAACATGGCAGCCTCGCTGATCAAGCACGAGCAGATCACCACCACCCTTCCCAAGGCACGCGAACTGCGTCCTTATGTCGAAAAGCTGATCACGCTGGCCAAGCGCGGCGGTCTTTCGAACCGTCGTCTGGCGATGGCTCGCCTGATGGACGAAACCCAGCTCGCCAAATTGTTCGATACGCTGGCACCGCGTTATGCCGACCGCGAGGGTGGCTACACCCGCGTGCTGAAGGCCGGTTTCCGCGCCTCGGACGCTGCCCCGATGGGCATCATCGAACTCGTCGATCGTGACTTCAGCGCCAAGGGCCAGGACTCCGGTCCGGTCATGAGCGACGAAGACGAGTACGAAGGCGCGTAA